One genomic window of Arthrobacter sp. KBS0703 includes the following:
- a CDS encoding catalase, whose protein sequence is MTSNISAPAVSTTQSGAPVTSDAHSQATGADGAIILTDHYLVEKLAQFNRERVPERVVHAKGGGAFGSFKATEDVSKYTKAAFLQPGVETEMLIRFSSVAGENGSPDTWRDPRGFAVKFYTSEGNYDLVGNNTPVFFIRDGIKFPDFIHSQKRLPGTHLRDADMQWDFWTLSPESAHQVTWLMGDRGLPASWREMQGYGSHTYQWINAEGERFWVKYHFKSNQGVKSMTGDEAEALAGSDADFYIRDLQENIAAGNFPSWDLHVQVMPYEDAKTYRFNPFDLTKVWPHADYPLIKVGTMELNRNPENYFAQIEQATFAPSNFVPGIAASPDKMLQARIFSYADAHRYRVGTNHAQIPVNQPKNQVNNYSQDGAGRYHFNAPSVPVYAPNSVGGPAAVEPQSPAGGWENDGALTLAAHSLHAEDGDFVQAGALYREVFNDGEKARLLETITGAVGGVKSPGIKERAIQYWTNVDAELGAKLRANLGAGQTESDAEAANKVG, encoded by the coding sequence ATGACTTCGAACATCTCTGCGCCCGCAGTGTCCACGACACAGTCCGGCGCTCCCGTCACGTCCGACGCCCACTCCCAGGCAACCGGTGCCGACGGCGCCATCATCCTGACCGACCACTACCTGGTCGAGAAGCTGGCCCAGTTCAACCGCGAGCGTGTCCCGGAGCGTGTGGTGCACGCCAAGGGTGGCGGCGCATTCGGCTCCTTCAAGGCCACCGAGGACGTCTCCAAGTACACCAAGGCCGCGTTCCTGCAGCCGGGCGTGGAGACCGAGATGCTGATCCGCTTCTCCTCGGTCGCCGGCGAGAACGGCTCCCCCGACACCTGGCGCGATCCCCGCGGCTTCGCCGTCAAGTTCTACACCTCCGAGGGCAACTACGACCTCGTCGGCAACAACACCCCGGTGTTCTTCATCCGCGACGGCATCAAGTTCCCGGACTTCATCCACTCGCAGAAGCGCCTCCCGGGCACGCACCTCCGCGACGCCGACATGCAGTGGGACTTCTGGACCCTCTCACCCGAGTCCGCGCACCAGGTCACCTGGCTCATGGGCGACCGCGGCCTGCCGGCTTCCTGGCGCGAAATGCAGGGCTACGGCTCGCACACCTACCAGTGGATCAACGCCGAGGGCGAGCGCTTCTGGGTCAAGTACCACTTCAAGTCCAACCAGGGCGTGAAGTCCATGACCGGCGACGAAGCAGAAGCGCTGGCGGGCTCGGACGCGGACTTCTACATCCGCGACCTGCAGGAAAACATCGCCGCCGGCAACTTCCCCTCCTGGGACCTGCACGTCCAGGTCATGCCGTACGAGGACGCCAAGACCTACCGCTTCAACCCGTTCGACCTCACCAAGGTGTGGCCGCACGCTGACTACCCGCTGATCAAGGTGGGCACCATGGAGCTGAACCGGAACCCGGAGAACTACTTCGCGCAGATCGAACAGGCCACCTTCGCGCCGTCGAACTTCGTCCCGGGCATCGCCGCGTCCCCGGACAAGATGCTGCAGGCCCGCATCTTCTCCTACGCTGACGCACACCGTTACCGCGTGGGCACCAACCACGCCCAGATCCCGGTGAACCAGCCGAAGAACCAGGTCAACAACTACAGCCAGGACGGCGCCGGGCGTTACCACTTCAACGCCCCGTCCGTTCCGGTCTACGCCCCCAACTCGGTGGGCGGTCCGGCTGCCGTTGAGCCGCAGAGCCCGGCCGGCGGCTGGGAGAACGACGGCGCGCTGACGCTCGCCGCGCACTCCCTGCACGCAGAGGACGGCGACTTCGTCCAGGCCGGCGCGCTGTACCGCGAGGTGTTCAACGACGGCGAGAAGGCCCGCCTGCTGGAGACCATCACCGGCGCCGTGGGCGGCGTCAAGAGCCCGGGCATCAAGGAACGCGCCATCCAGTACTGGACCAACGTGGACGCCGAACTCGGCGCCAAACTGCGCGCCAACCTCGGCGCAGGCCAGACCGAATCCGACGCAGAAGCAGCCAACAAAGTCGGCTAG
- a CDS encoding molybdenum cofactor biosynthesis protein MoaE, whose amino-acid sequence MPSFDVVLAELSDDPISADRAVAAVQGDEAGAVISFSGVVRNHDGGMAVSRLSYSAHPTAHHIFAEVVAELVVEHAGKADQPVRIWAAHRVGMLEVGDPALVCAVSAAHRGQAFEVCSQLVDRIKARVPIWKEQFFADGTVEWVGAPKNFPPNETKQEPKQEGER is encoded by the coding sequence ATGCCAAGCTTTGACGTCGTCCTCGCCGAGCTCAGCGATGACCCCATCTCGGCGGACCGTGCCGTAGCCGCCGTCCAGGGCGACGAAGCCGGGGCCGTGATCAGCTTCAGCGGAGTGGTCCGGAACCACGACGGCGGCATGGCTGTCAGCAGATTAAGCTACTCGGCCCACCCCACGGCGCATCACATCTTCGCCGAAGTCGTGGCGGAATTGGTCGTGGAGCATGCCGGAAAGGCCGACCAGCCGGTCCGAATCTGGGCCGCCCACCGCGTCGGGATGCTGGAGGTGGGTGATCCTGCACTGGTCTGTGCCGTGTCAGCAGCCCACCGTGGCCAGGCGTTTGAGGTGTGCTCACAGCTTGTGGACCGTATCAAGGCCCGTGTGCCCATCTGGAAGGAGCAATTCTTCGCAGACGGCACCGTGGAATGGGTCGGCGCACCCAAAAACTTCCCGCCGAACGAAACTAAGCAAGAACCCAAACAAGAAGGAGAAAGATGA
- a CDS encoding IclR family transcriptional regulator — MAAGNDPDKGVDAQGGGVQSVDRALQILDILAREGDAGVSEIAEEMGVHKSTVSRLVGSLVGRELVRQNSERGKYQLGFGILRLASSIPSRLSVVREARDVLESLAARYKETVNLAVLRSNYAVNVDQAMGPSTLATYDWVGSLTPLHATSSGKVLLAALPADERDTILKTLGLPARTPRTVTNRAQLEKQLLEISRQGYAVVHEEFEIGLSAVAVPINNHIGNVIASVSISGPAFRFTPEEDPGLIEGLRAAGLSISAKMGYRLR, encoded by the coding sequence ATGGCCGCAGGCAACGACCCGGATAAGGGCGTAGACGCACAGGGCGGAGGCGTCCAATCGGTGGACCGTGCCCTCCAGATCCTGGATATCCTTGCGCGTGAGGGTGATGCCGGCGTCAGTGAGATCGCTGAGGAGATGGGCGTCCACAAATCCACGGTATCCCGCCTGGTGGGGTCTCTGGTGGGCCGGGAACTGGTCCGCCAGAACAGCGAACGCGGCAAGTACCAGCTCGGCTTTGGAATCCTGCGACTGGCGTCGTCCATCCCAAGCCGATTGAGCGTGGTGCGTGAGGCTAGGGACGTCTTAGAGAGCCTCGCTGCGCGATACAAGGAAACAGTGAATTTGGCTGTCCTGCGATCGAATTACGCCGTCAACGTGGACCAGGCCATGGGCCCCTCCACGCTCGCAACCTACGACTGGGTCGGCAGCCTGACACCCCTTCATGCCACGTCGAGCGGCAAGGTTTTGCTTGCAGCCCTTCCGGCCGACGAAAGGGACACAATCCTCAAGACATTGGGCCTGCCAGCCCGCACCCCGCGTACCGTGACAAATCGTGCGCAACTGGAGAAGCAGCTGCTCGAAATTTCCCGGCAAGGCTATGCGGTCGTCCACGAGGAGTTCGAAATCGGCCTGTCAGCGGTCGCAGTTCCCATCAATAACCATATTGGGAATGTAATCGCCTCCGTGAGTATCTCCGGTCCTGCGTTCCGGTTCACTCCGGAAGAGGATCCCGGACTCATCGAGGGGCTCCGCGCGGCTGGACTGTCCATTAGCGCGAAAATGGGCTACAGACTCCGATAG
- the fdhD gene encoding formate dehydrogenase accessory sulfurtransferase FdhD, with the protein MARMTQRRKIHRFHLDGSGTEFPVRFKEDVLAAEEPLEIRLGGRSFAVTMRTPGDDFDLVAGFLVSEGIISSHSELVSLRFCAGDAGGEQTYNVVEARLRPDVPMPETMRHVYTSSSCGICGTDSIDSVRKTLPFDPSQDTLQIPVDVLAELPERLREAQAVFDKTGGVHAAGLFKVDGASPELLCLREDVGRHNAVDKVVGWALRQNLLPLTGTVLQVSGRASFELVQKAAMAGVPVLSAVSAPSSLAADLAVEAGVTLVGFSRGHSLNVYAGLERLGRPQKVGREETYAKL; encoded by the coding sequence ATGGCCCGCATGACACAGCGCCGCAAGATCCACCGCTTCCACCTGGACGGCTCCGGCACCGAATTCCCGGTGCGGTTCAAGGAAGACGTACTCGCCGCCGAGGAGCCCTTGGAAATCCGCCTCGGCGGCCGCTCCTTCGCTGTCACCATGAGGACCCCGGGGGACGATTTTGACCTGGTGGCCGGGTTCCTGGTCTCGGAAGGGATCATCAGTTCCCACTCCGAGCTGGTATCGCTGCGCTTTTGCGCCGGCGATGCCGGAGGAGAACAGACATATAACGTGGTCGAGGCCCGGCTGAGGCCGGATGTACCCATGCCTGAGACCATGCGGCATGTCTACACCTCAAGCTCCTGCGGCATCTGCGGGACAGACTCGATCGACTCGGTCCGCAAGACCCTTCCCTTCGATCCATCCCAGGACACGCTGCAAATTCCCGTGGACGTCCTCGCCGAACTGCCCGAGCGACTTCGCGAGGCCCAGGCGGTCTTCGACAAGACGGGCGGCGTCCATGCGGCCGGCCTGTTCAAGGTGGATGGCGCCAGCCCTGAGTTGCTTTGTCTCCGGGAGGACGTCGGACGCCACAACGCCGTGGACAAAGTGGTGGGATGGGCGCTGCGCCAAAACCTGTTGCCTCTGACTGGCACCGTCCTCCAGGTGTCAGGGCGCGCGTCCTTCGAACTTGTCCAGAAAGCCGCCATGGCCGGCGTTCCCGTCCTGTCTGCTGTAAGCGCGCCCTCAAGCCTGGCCGCCGACCTCGCCGTCGAGGCCGGAGTGACGCTGGTTGGATTCAGCCGGGGACACAGCCTGAACGTCTACGCCGGTCTCGAAAGGCTGGGCCGTCCGCAGAAGGTGGGCCGCGAGGAAACCTATGCCAAGCTTTGA